Part of the Halobaculum halobium genome, CGCTCGCGACGACTGCACGGCCGCGTCGAATCGCATCGACACGGGACTCCGGAACCGCCTCGCCCTCACGCCACCGCGTCGACCGCGGTGAATGCTCCGTACCCGAGCGCCAGCGCCAGCGCCAGCGAGCCGACCCACGCGAGCACGGTGTAGGCCATCTTCCGCGTGCTCACGCCCGCACCGCCGGCTGCGTACCCCGATCCGATGATCGCCGAGACGATGATCTCGTTGAACGAGACGGGAATGCCGAACGCGACGGCGGTTTGGGCGATTGCGAAACTCGGGATGAGCGCGGCGATGGAGCGACGGGGACCCAGCGACGAGTAGTCCTGTGCGAGCGCTTTGATCATCCGCGGGGCGCCCGTCCACGAGCCAGCAAGCAGCCCGAGGCCGCCGCCGACGAGCACGGCGAGCAGTGGGATCTGGACGTCGGCGCCCTCGCCGCCGATGAGCGGGACGAGCGGGCCGATCGCGAGCCCGACCTGCGAGCCGCCCGCGGAGAAGGCGACGAGCCCGCCCAACACGAGGAGGAAGCGCCGCTGCCCGCGCGCCTCGTTGAGTGACATGTCGCGAAACAGCGCGAGCGCCACGATAACCGAGAACGCGGCGGTGACCACGATCCAGCCGCTCTCGACTCCGGCGACCTCGATCGCGGGGAGGGCGACAGCAGCGGCTTCGGCCAGTGACCGCTGGACGCCCGGCGGCCCGAGCACGGTGAAGCCGATGTTGGCGACGAGGGCGGCGACGAGACCGGCGAGGGTCGGCACGGCGACGCGCTCGGGGACTCGCTCGGCCCGGAGGAGCCGCGCGGTGCCGTAGGCGATGGCGCCGCCGACGAACGGGGTTGCGACCCACAGCGCGACGATCTCGCGGTACTTCTCCCACGCGGGATCGCCGCCGAGCGCGAGGCCGACGCCGACGACCGCGCCGGTGACGGTGAACGCGGTGGCGATCGGGTAGCCCGCGAACACGCCGATCGCGACGAGCACGGCCGCGGTGATCAGCCCGACGATGGCGGCGGACGCGGTGATCGAGACGCCGACGATGAGGTCGTTTCCGACGGCCTCCGTGACGTTAGCGCCCTGTAACACCGCGCCGAGGAACCCGAGCACCCCGACGACGAGGCCAGCGCGCATCACGGAGATTGCGTTGGCGCCGACGGCGGGGGCGAACGGCGTCGACCCGGACGAGCCGGCGCCGATCGCCCACGCCATGAACAGCGATGCGAGGGCGGCAACGAGGAGCGTGGCGAGGGTACCGGCTGCGACCATACCCTGGCGTCAGGCCCCGCGGCTAAGTCCTTGTTGGGTCGGTCCTCGGAGCGCGGGTGGCCGACGGCGGGCGTACTGCCTCCCGTGGGCGCGCCGAGGGTCGCGACCGCAGATGACGCCAGCGGTCACTGGCGACCCTGATCGTAGCCCTCGGCGACGTTGACGACGATTCGACGGACGAACAGGTACGCGCCGAACACCAGCGCGAGCAGCACCACGAGGATGATCGTCAGCCCGGGGTTCGCCGCGACGGCGTCGATCAGCGTGTCCACAACGGCCATGCCCGCCGATGCGGCGGTGCAGGGGATATGGGTTTCGACAGGGGTGGCGCGGCGAGGACCGGTCGGGCCCGTTCTCGCGCATCGACCGGGCCGATATCACACCCAGACCGGCCCGTCGCAACCGCCCTCAGGCCTCGACTTCGGTGTTCGACTCCGCATCGCGGACGCGGCTGCAGTGGACGGTGAAGTTGTCGAACAGCGCCTTCGCCTCGCAGGCGGCGTCGTAGCGCTCGGGCGTGATCGCCGCGAGCACCTCGTCGACGCGCTCGTCGCCGATGCGGTCGCGTTTCCCGTCGGTGACGCTCTCGGCGGTCTCGATGTCGTATTCCGGATGGAACTGGACGCCCCAGCAGTCCCCCTTGCGGAACGCGTGGACGCCGAACTCGTTTTCGGCGAGCAGCTCTGCGCCCGGAGGGAGCTCGACCACCGCGTCGCCGTGGGTGGTGAAGACAGTGAACTCCTCGTCGATGCCCGCGAACAGCTCGTCGTCGCCGCGGTGGGTGACCTCGTTGTACCCGATCTCGAAGTCGTCCATGCCGCCGACGCGGCCCCCTAAGGCCTCCGCGAGCACCTGGTGGCCGTAGCAGACGCCGAGGATCGGCAGGCCGCGCTCGGCGGCCTCGGCGGTCCACTCGACCAGCGGCGGGATCCACTCCTCGTCCCAGTAGACGGAGGATCGCGAGCCGGTGATCACCACTCCATCGAAGTCGAACTGCTCGGGCAGCTCCCGTGCGTTCGCGTCGAACTCCGCGAGGTCGGCGTCGAGCTCCCGCCGGAAGTTCCGGGCGGTGTTCGCACCGTCGTGGGCCGCGTTGAGCAGCGCGAGCCGGAGGCGTGTCATTACGCGTGCTGGGTCGCTCGCGGGCAAAGGGTTTGCGCCACCGCCGAGTTCCGCCGGCGTCGCCGACGGCGACGCTGACGGCTCCAGTCGGCTACTCCTCGTCGAAGAACGCCACGATCCGGTCGTTCACCTCGCGGCTCGCCTCCACGTTCGCGAGGTGGCCGGCGCCGCCGATCTCGACGAACTCCCCGCGCGGCAGCCCCTCGGCGAGCTCCTCGCCCTTGGTCGACGGACACACCGCGTCCTCGCTCCCGTGGAGCACGAGCGCCTCGTTCGACACCTCGTACAGCCGGTCCGCGACGTCGAATTCGGCGACAGCTTCGCGGGCGGCGGTCCACGCCGTGCGGTCGGCGTCCTCGACGGCGCGCCACTCGACGATCTGCGAGACGACGTCCGGCTGGTACTCGAGGAACTCGTCGGTCACGGCCGCTCGCAGCGACGACTCGAGCGCGTCCGGATCGGCGGGGTCTGCCCACAGGGGATCCGGGTTCAGCCCGCTGCCATACGCCGGCGTGCCGACGAGCGCGAGCTTCCGGACGCGCTCGGAGCGCAGCGCCGCGTGTAGGGCGACCATTCCGCCGAGGCCGACGCCGACGACGTGGGTCGCGCGGACTCCCGCGTCGGCGAGCACGGCGTCCAGATCCGCGGCGAGTTGCCCGACCGTATACGGCCCCTGTGGCGCGTCGGAGTCGCCGGTGCCGCGCGTCGCGGGGA contains:
- a CDS encoding inorganic phosphate transporter; this encodes MVAAGTLATLLVAALASLFMAWAIGAGSSGSTPFAPAVGANAISVMRAGLVVGVLGFLGAVLQGANVTEAVGNDLIVGVSITASAAIVGLITAAVLVAIGVFAGYPIATAFTVTGAVVGVGLALGGDPAWEKYREIVALWVATPFVGGAIAYGTARLLRAERVPERVAVPTLAGLVAALVANIGFTVLGPPGVQRSLAEAAAVALPAIEVAGVESGWIVVTAAFSVIVALALFRDMSLNEARGQRRFLLVLGGLVAFSAGGSQVGLAIGPLVPLIGGEGADVQIPLLAVLVGGGLGLLAGSWTGAPRMIKALAQDYSSLGPRRSIAALIPSFAIAQTAVAFGIPVSFNEIIVSAIIGSGYAAGGAGVSTRKMAYTVLAWVGSLALALALGYGAFTAVDAVA
- a CDS encoding type 1 glutamine amidotransferase, which codes for MTRLRLALLNAAHDGANTARNFRRELDADLAEFDANARELPEQFDFDGVVITGSRSSVYWDEEWIPPLVEWTAEAAERGLPILGVCYGHQVLAEALGGRVGGMDDFEIGYNEVTHRGDDELFAGIDEEFTVFTTHGDAVVELPPGAELLAENEFGVHAFRKGDCWGVQFHPEYDIETAESVTDGKRDRIGDERVDEVLAAITPERYDAACEAKALFDNFTVHCSRVRDAESNTEVEA
- a CDS encoding alpha/beta fold hydrolase, with the translated sequence MPYASNGDVDLYYERDGEGGDDRDVDAVAFCGEIGYGPWQWGWQHAAVAGPYRAIVPATRGTGDSDAPQGPYTVGQLAADLDAVLADAGVRATHVVGVGLGGMVALHAALRSERVRKLALVGTPAYGSGLNPDPLWADPADPDALESSLRAAVTDEFLEYQPDVVSQIVEWRAVEDADRTAWTAAREAVAEFDVADRLYEVSNEALVLHGSEDAVCPSTKGEELAEGLPRGEFVEIGGAGHLANVEASREVNDRIVAFFDEE